The following proteins come from a genomic window of Coffea arabica cultivar ET-39 chromosome 11c, Coffea Arabica ET-39 HiFi, whole genome shotgun sequence:
- the LOC113716943 gene encoding uncharacterized protein isoform X2 translates to MAWWGDADETRVLIAPDHDTNGNGSGNVLSLRHPKTDGRLYTATPVDPVFILLPIFDEARMKKKDDPGKFRQLDEILYVQGYEGYQQLASIAEKSMQIVCDFKEVGSAKFFRLNDSKVLRWLSYKVHQLRQVLPTLDKNYAAQIERATLVDAVSVIGEYLNEEPWLKLLCGKLNLCLQDELRSPERKILPSSLESGQASFDTNAIQEKTGFEKKTTGNGRLAKKAKVEKNTRNIKDMFSRASRKGS, encoded by the exons ATGGCTTGGTGGGGAGATGCTGATGAAACTCGGGTTCTTATTGCACCAG ATCACGATACAAATGGGAATGGTTCAGGAAATGTTCTATCTCTTCGGCATCCCAAAACTG ATGGCCGCTTATATACTGCCACTCCAGTAGATCCTGTTTTCATCCTGCTGCCTATATTTGATGAAGCACGAATGAAG AAAAAAGATGATCCAGGGAAATTCAGGCAGCTGGATGAGATATTGTATGTTCAAGGGTATGAAGGATATCAACAATTGGCATCTATTGCAGAAAAATCCATGCAAATAGTCTGTGATTTTAAAG AAGTTGGATCAGCAAAGTTTTTTAGGCTTAATGACTCGAAGGTGTTAAGGTGGTTGAGCTATAAG GTGCACCAATTAAGGCAGGTTCTACCAACGCTGGATAAGAACTATGCTGCCCAAATTGAGAGAGCTACAT TGGTTGATGCGGTCTCAGTAATTGGTGAATACTTGAATGAAGAGCCTTGGCTGAAGCTTCTTTGCGGCAAGTTAAA CTTGTGCTTACAGGATGAACTGAGATCACCAGAGCGCAAAATTCTTCCATCCTCACTTGAAAGTGGTCAGGCATCGTTTGATACCAATGCAATTCAG GAAAAGACGGGGTTTGAGAAGAAAACTACTGGAAATGGAAGGCTAGCAAAAAAGGCCAAAGTGGAGAAAAACACTCGAAATATCAAAGACATGTTCAGCAGAGCTTCGAGAAAAGGAAGTTGA
- the LOC113716943 gene encoding uncharacterized protein isoform X5, with protein MAWWGDADETRVLIAPDHDTNGNGSGNVLSLRHPKTGNKACYLYFDEELLELHWFKQSYGSWFLGDYVCEDGRLYTATPVDPVFILLPIFDEARMKKKDDPGKFRQLDEILYVQGYEGYQQLASIAEKSMQIVCDFKEVGSAKFFRLNDSKVLRWLSYKEIT; from the exons ATGGCTTGGTGGGGAGATGCTGATGAAACTCGGGTTCTTATTGCACCAG ATCACGATACAAATGGGAATGGTTCAGGAAATGTTCTATCTCTTCGGCATCCCAAAACTG GAAATAAGGCATGCTACCTCTATTTTGATGAAGAACTTCTGGAACTTCACTGGTTTAAGCAATCTTATGGGTCTTGGTTCCTGGGGGATTATGTTTGTGAag ATGGCCGCTTATATACTGCCACTCCAGTAGATCCTGTTTTCATCCTGCTGCCTATATTTGATGAAGCACGAATGAAG AAAAAAGATGATCCAGGGAAATTCAGGCAGCTGGATGAGATATTGTATGTTCAAGGGTATGAAGGATATCAACAATTGGCATCTATTGCAGAAAAATCCATGCAAATAGTCTGTGATTTTAAAG AAGTTGGATCAGCAAAGTTTTTTAGGCTTAATGACTCGAAGGTGTTAAGGTGGTTGAGCTATAAG GAAATAACATGA
- the LOC113716944 gene encoding uncharacterized protein isoform X1 produces the protein MDRVRQEKIQRFEEFVDRRLKPDLVHAIAERHLDKVFEQQKVFSDLKRNIETLENNSVTSLRTLVNLGSEVYMQADVPDTSRIFVDVGLGFHVEFTWSEALQYIAAREEKLDRQIEDYTRLIASIKAQIKMVCEGIRELLQLTEVS, from the exons ATGGATAGGGTTCGGCAAGAAAAGATACAGAGATTCGAAGAGTTTGTTGATCGCCGCTTGAAGCCGGATCTTGTTCACGCTATTGCTGAAAGGCATTT GGACAAGGTCTTTGAACAACAAAAAGTTTT CTCTGATCTGAAAAGAAACATAGAGACGTTGGAGAATAATAGTGTAACCAGTCTGAGGACATTGGTCAATCTTGGTTCTGAAGTGTATATGCAAGCTGATGT GCCAGACACAAGTCGTATATTTGTAGATGTAGGACTTGGATTTCATGTTGAGTTCACTTGGTCTGAAGCTTTACAATATATTGCTGCAAGGGAGGAAAAGTTGGACAG GCAAATAGAGGATTATACCCGCCTAATTGCATCAATCAAGGCGCAGATCAAGATG GTTTGTGAAGGGATTAGAGAATTACTCCAACTGACTGAGGTTTCTTAA
- the LOC113716944 gene encoding uncharacterized protein isoform X3 — translation MDRVRQEKIQRFEEFVDRRLKPDLVHAIAERHLDKVFEQQKVFSDLKRNIETLENNSVTSLRTLVNLGSEVYMQADVPDTSRIFVDVGLGFHVEFTWSEALQYIAAREEKLDRFVKGLENYSN, via the exons ATGGATAGGGTTCGGCAAGAAAAGATACAGAGATTCGAAGAGTTTGTTGATCGCCGCTTGAAGCCGGATCTTGTTCACGCTATTGCTGAAAGGCATTT GGACAAGGTCTTTGAACAACAAAAAGTTTT CTCTGATCTGAAAAGAAACATAGAGACGTTGGAGAATAATAGTGTAACCAGTCTGAGGACATTGGTCAATCTTGGTTCTGAAGTGTATATGCAAGCTGATGT GCCAGACACAAGTCGTATATTTGTAGATGTAGGACTTGGATTTCATGTTGAGTTCACTTGGTCTGAAGCTTTACAATATATTGCTGCAAGGGAGGAAAAGTTGGACAG GTTTGTGAAGGGATTAGAGAATTACTCCAACTGA
- the LOC113716943 gene encoding uncharacterized protein isoform X3 gives MQKKDDPGKFRQLDEILYVQGYEGYQQLASIAEKSMQIVCDFKEVGSAKFFRLNDSKVLRWLSYKVHQLRQVLPTLDKNYAAQIERATLVDAVSVIGEYLNEEPWLKLLCGKLNLCLQDELRSPERKILPSSLESGQASFDTNAIQEKTGFEKKTTGNGRLAKKAKVEKNTRNIKDMFSRASRKGS, from the exons ATGCAGAAAAAAGATGATCCAGGGAAATTCAGGCAGCTGGATGAGATATTGTATGTTCAAGGGTATGAAGGATATCAACAATTGGCATCTATTGCAGAAAAATCCATGCAAATAGTCTGTGATTTTAAAG AAGTTGGATCAGCAAAGTTTTTTAGGCTTAATGACTCGAAGGTGTTAAGGTGGTTGAGCTATAAG GTGCACCAATTAAGGCAGGTTCTACCAACGCTGGATAAGAACTATGCTGCCCAAATTGAGAGAGCTACAT TGGTTGATGCGGTCTCAGTAATTGGTGAATACTTGAATGAAGAGCCTTGGCTGAAGCTTCTTTGCGGCAAGTTAAA CTTGTGCTTACAGGATGAACTGAGATCACCAGAGCGCAAAATTCTTCCATCCTCACTTGAAAGTGGTCAGGCATCGTTTGATACCAATGCAATTCAG GAAAAGACGGGGTTTGAGAAGAAAACTACTGGAAATGGAAGGCTAGCAAAAAAGGCCAAAGTGGAGAAAAACACTCGAAATATCAAAGACATGTTCAGCAGAGCTTCGAGAAAAGGAAGTTGA
- the LOC113716943 gene encoding uncharacterized protein isoform X7, whose amino-acid sequence MAWWGDADETRVLIAPDHDTNGNGSGNVLSLRHPKTGNKACYLYFDEELLELHWFKQSYGSWFLGDYVCEDGRLYTATPVDPVFILLPIFDEARMKKKDDPGKFRQLDEILYVQGYEGYQQLASIAEKSMQIVCDFKEVGSAKFFRLNDSKVLRWLSYK is encoded by the exons ATGGCTTGGTGGGGAGATGCTGATGAAACTCGGGTTCTTATTGCACCAG ATCACGATACAAATGGGAATGGTTCAGGAAATGTTCTATCTCTTCGGCATCCCAAAACTG GAAATAAGGCATGCTACCTCTATTTTGATGAAGAACTTCTGGAACTTCACTGGTTTAAGCAATCTTATGGGTCTTGGTTCCTGGGGGATTATGTTTGTGAag ATGGCCGCTTATATACTGCCACTCCAGTAGATCCTGTTTTCATCCTGCTGCCTATATTTGATGAAGCACGAATGAAG AAAAAAGATGATCCAGGGAAATTCAGGCAGCTGGATGAGATATTGTATGTTCAAGGGTATGAAGGATATCAACAATTGGCATCTATTGCAGAAAAATCCATGCAAATAGTCTGTGATTTTAAAG AAGTTGGATCAGCAAAGTTTTTTAGGCTTAATGACTCGAAGGTGTTAAGGTGGTTGAGCTATAAG TGA
- the LOC113717371 gene encoding probable protein S-acyltransferase 22, whose translation MRKHGWQLPYHPLQVVAVAVFLALGFAFYVFFAPFVGRKLYQYIVMGLYTPLIVSAFSLYIWCAAADPADPGVFKSKKYLKIQEKPLQQKQSKLGGDSTSSIQDAKAATTGDKTFDEANKEVEAKAEHAAQMEKNASPNQRGHLMALLTFLPCAFLCKCSSSHEESSEHQTSEDGMFYCSLCEVEVFKYSKHCRVCDKCVDRFDHHCRWLNNCIGKRNYRKFFILMVSALLLLILQWSTGILVLICCFLERKRFSVDITTKLGSSFTVVPFIIVVAVCTILAMIATLPLAQLFFFHILLIKKGISTYDYIIALREQEQQGIGGQQSPQMSPVSSLTGLSSASSFNNFHRAAWCTPPRLFVEDQFDVVPPETGSVSSLGKKSVVEEPIKKKNPVPVKISPWTLARLNAEEVSKAAAEARKKSKILQPVTRHEAQYTPETDSSFGSSGRRMVSRPDNSRKRPSKRVRLPADLPVEPLTRNSSEAAGISMPHMITDISTSLAPLHLEAPSAFRTGRTISTSAGIVASSPESSLDSPDIHPFGASLGTEEARRLVGLSAASMNVQKDIPLSRSTSDGYDASGGEDSDRVPHRIGQRPSNWSSLLFGTDPDDRVTRLNFSSSSRSDVRK comes from the exons ATGAGGAAGCATGGTTGGCAACTTCCTTACCATCCTCTGCAG GTTGTAGCCGTTGCTGTATTTCTGGCATTGGGTTTTGCTTTCTATGTGTTCTTTGCGCCTTTCGTGGGGAGGAAGCTGTATCAGTACATAGTGATGGGGCTCTATACTCCTCTT ATTGTTTCTGCCTTCAGCCTATATATTTGGTGCGCTGCGGCTGATCCTGCGGACCCAGGTGTCTTTAAGTCCAAAAAGTACCTTAAGATTCAAGAAAAGCCTCTCCAACAGAAGCAATCTAAACTTGGTGGAGATTCAACTTCATCAATACAAGATGCAAAAGCTGCAACAACTGGAGATAAAACTTTTGATGAAGCTAATAAAGAAGTTGAAGCAAAAGCAGAGCATGCTGCCCAAATGGAGAAGAATGCATCACCTAACCAGAGAGGACATTTGATGGCCCTGTTGACCTTTTTACCTTGTGCCTTCCTGTGTAAATGCTCAAGTTCACATGAAGAATCTTCTGAGCATCAAACAAGTGAAGATGGCATGTTCTACTGTAGTTTGTGTGAAGTAGAG GTTTTTAAATATAGCAAGCATTGCAGAGTTTGTGACAAATGTGTTGATCGTTTTGATCATCATTGCAGG TGGCTAAACAATTGTATAGGTAAAAGGAATTATCGGAAGTTCTTTATCCTCATGGTCTCTGCCCTTCTCCTG CTTATACTTCAATGGTCAACCGGGATCCTTGTACTTATTTGCTGTTTCCTCGAGCGGAAGAGATTCTCGGTGGACATCACAACCAAGCTAGGAAGCAGCTTCACTGTAGTTCCTTTCATTATAGTCGTG GCAGTGTGTACCATACTGGCCATGATTGCAACCTTGCCATTGgctcaacttttcttctttcatATTCTTCTTATAAAGAAG GGAATCAGCACCTATGATTACATTATAGCTTTGAGGGAGCAAGAGCAACAGGGCATTGGGGGCCAGCAAAGTCCGCAAATGTCACCTGTTAGTTccctcactggattaagtagtGCAAGCTCCTTTAATAATTTCCACCGAGCAGCCTGGTGCACACCGCCACGCCTCTTTGTTGAAGATCAG TTTGATGTAGTTCCTCCGGAGACTGGATCTGTAAGTTCACTTGGGAAAAAGTCCGTTGTGGAGGAgccaataaagaaaaagaacccAGTGCCTGTAAAGATCAGTCCATGGACTTTAGCTCGGCTGAATGCAGAGGAGGTGTCAAAGGCTGCTGCAGAAGCTAGAAAGAAGTCAAAGATTCTGCAGCCTGTAACGAGACATGAAGCACAATATACTCCTGAAACGGACAGTAGTTTTGGCAGCAGTGGGCGTCGAATGGTTTCAAGGCCAGATAATAGCAGAAAACGACCCAGTAAGCGAGTCCGCCTTCCTGCAGATTTGCCCGTTGAACCTCTGACAAGAAATTCGAGTGAAGCTGCTGGAATTAGTATGCCGCACATGATTACTGATATCTCTACCAGTTTGGCACCTCTTCACCTTGAAGCCCCAAGTGCTTTCCGTACAGGTCGAACTATCTCCACCTCAGCTGGAATCGTTGCTTCTTCTCCTGAAAGTAGTTTAGACTCCCCTGATATCCATCCATTTGGGGCATCCTTGGGTACTGAAGAAGCAAGGCGACTTGTTGGTCTGTCAGCTGCTAGCATGAATGTTCAGAAGGATATCCCTCTGTCAAGGTCTACAAGTGATGGATATGATGCATCAGGTGGGGAAGATAGTGACCGAGTTCCTCATAGAATTGGACAAAGGCCATCCAACTGGAGTAGCCTTCTTTTTGGCACTGACCCTGATGACAGGGTCACTAGATTGAACTTTTCGTCTTCATCTAGGTCTGATGTTAGAAAGTAG
- the LOC113716943 gene encoding uncharacterized protein isoform X6 yields the protein MAWWGDADETRVLIAPDHDTNGNGSGNVLSLRHPKTGNKACYLYFDEELLELHWFKQSYGSWFLGDYVCEDGRLYTATPVDPVFILLPIFDEARMKKKDDPGKFRQLDEILYVQGYEGYQQLASIAEKSMQIVCDFKEVGSAKFFRLNDSKVLRWLSYKVS from the exons ATGGCTTGGTGGGGAGATGCTGATGAAACTCGGGTTCTTATTGCACCAG ATCACGATACAAATGGGAATGGTTCAGGAAATGTTCTATCTCTTCGGCATCCCAAAACTG GAAATAAGGCATGCTACCTCTATTTTGATGAAGAACTTCTGGAACTTCACTGGTTTAAGCAATCTTATGGGTCTTGGTTCCTGGGGGATTATGTTTGTGAag ATGGCCGCTTATATACTGCCACTCCAGTAGATCCTGTTTTCATCCTGCTGCCTATATTTGATGAAGCACGAATGAAG AAAAAAGATGATCCAGGGAAATTCAGGCAGCTGGATGAGATATTGTATGTTCAAGGGTATGAAGGATATCAACAATTGGCATCTATTGCAGAAAAATCCATGCAAATAGTCTGTGATTTTAAAG AAGTTGGATCAGCAAAGTTTTTTAGGCTTAATGACTCGAAGGTGTTAAGGTGGTTGAGCTATAAGGTCAGTTGA
- the LOC113715362 gene encoding uncharacterized protein, with protein sequence METSSGLSPRLNSIALNKEKEEDPDLHNFELETAGHGSGSDHHHFRSSNALEILRETVRILRYNSTGFVAILALLICPVSAVVLSNVLVDQSIVKQLTIRLLLVAKSSGLPLSPFIRQSCQKFAEMAVAATMCFPLYITLSLLSKAAVVYSVDCTYSRKRFDSSKFYVIVRKIWRRIVVTYFWVCVVIVSCITLFCVLLVAVSSTFSVMGFPSDLILYPAMVLGLIFSIILANSTIICNIAIVISVLEDVSGPQALLRSSSLVKGQTQVGLLIFLGSTIGMAMVEGLFEHRVKTLSYGDGSSRIWEGPLLVIMYSFVVLIDSMMSAVFYFSCKSYSTEAAAVGSEPVLEALTISLESTGVQ encoded by the coding sequence ATGGAAACTTCAAGTGGTCTGAGTCCTAGGCTTAATTCAATTGcattgaacaaagaaaaagaggagGACCCAGATCTTCATAACTTTGAATTGGAGACTGCTGGTCATGGTTCCGGATCAGATCACCATCATTTTCGTTCTTCCAATGCACTGGAAATTTTGAGGGAAACTGTAAGAATTCTTCGATATAATTCGACTGGTTTTGTTGCAATTCTGGCGCTTTTAATTTGCCCCGTTTCAGCTGTAGTTTTGTCTAATGTATTGGTTGATCAATCCATTGTGAAACAACTTACTATAAGGCTGTTGCTGGTTGCAAAATCTAGTGGACTTCCATTAAGCCCATTTATCAGACAGTCTTGTCAAAAGTTTGCAGAAATGGCAGTTGCGGCTACAATGTGCTTCCCTTTATATATTACATTGTCACTGCTGTCTAAGGCTGCTGTTGTTTACTCTGTGGATTGTACTTATTCAAGGAAAAGGTTTGATTCATCCAAGTTTTATGTGATTGTGAGGAAGATTTGGAGGCGAATTGTTGTGACTTATTTTTGGGTTTGTGTGGTGATTGTTAGTTGTATCACATTGTTCTGTGTACTCCTTGTTGCTGTGAGCAGCACATTTTCCGTGATGGGGTTCCCGTCAGATTTGATTTTGTATCCTGCTATGGTGCTTGGACTAATTTTCTCAATCATTCTGGCGAATTCGACAATCATTTGCAACATTGCTATAGTAATCTCGGTGTTGGAAGATGTTTCAGGGCCACAGGCGTTGCTCAGGTCGAGTTCTCTGGTTAAGGGGCAGACTCAAGTTGgtcttttgatatttcttggaTCGACTATTGGGATGGCAATGGTGGAGGGGTTGTTTGAGCATAGGGTGAAGACATTAAGTTATGGCGATGGCTCATCAAGGATATGGGAAGGACCCCTTTTGGTAATCATGTATTCATTTGTGGTACTTATAGATTCTATGATGAGTGCAGTTTTCTACTTCAGCTGTAAATCATATAGCACAGAAGCCGCGGCAGTGGGAAGTGAACCAGTTTTAGAAGCCTTGACAATTTCCTTGGAATCGACCGGCGTTCAATGA
- the LOC113716943 gene encoding uncharacterized protein isoform X1 — protein sequence MAWWGDADETRVLIAPDHDTNGNGSGNVLSLRHPKTGNKACYLYFDEELLELHWFKQSYGSWFLGDYVCEDGRLYTATPVDPVFILLPIFDEARMKKKDDPGKFRQLDEILYVQGYEGYQQLASIAEKSMQIVCDFKEVGSAKFFRLNDSKVLRWLSYKVHQLRQVLPTLDKNYAAQIERATLVDAVSVIGEYLNEEPWLKLLCGKLNLCLQDELRSPERKILPSSLESGQASFDTNAIQEKTGFEKKTTGNGRLAKKAKVEKNTRNIKDMFSRASRKGS from the exons ATGGCTTGGTGGGGAGATGCTGATGAAACTCGGGTTCTTATTGCACCAG ATCACGATACAAATGGGAATGGTTCAGGAAATGTTCTATCTCTTCGGCATCCCAAAACTG GAAATAAGGCATGCTACCTCTATTTTGATGAAGAACTTCTGGAACTTCACTGGTTTAAGCAATCTTATGGGTCTTGGTTCCTGGGGGATTATGTTTGTGAag ATGGCCGCTTATATACTGCCACTCCAGTAGATCCTGTTTTCATCCTGCTGCCTATATTTGATGAAGCACGAATGAAG AAAAAAGATGATCCAGGGAAATTCAGGCAGCTGGATGAGATATTGTATGTTCAAGGGTATGAAGGATATCAACAATTGGCATCTATTGCAGAAAAATCCATGCAAATAGTCTGTGATTTTAAAG AAGTTGGATCAGCAAAGTTTTTTAGGCTTAATGACTCGAAGGTGTTAAGGTGGTTGAGCTATAAG GTGCACCAATTAAGGCAGGTTCTACCAACGCTGGATAAGAACTATGCTGCCCAAATTGAGAGAGCTACAT TGGTTGATGCGGTCTCAGTAATTGGTGAATACTTGAATGAAGAGCCTTGGCTGAAGCTTCTTTGCGGCAAGTTAAA CTTGTGCTTACAGGATGAACTGAGATCACCAGAGCGCAAAATTCTTCCATCCTCACTTGAAAGTGGTCAGGCATCGTTTGATACCAATGCAATTCAG GAAAAGACGGGGTTTGAGAAGAAAACTACTGGAAATGGAAGGCTAGCAAAAAAGGCCAAAGTGGAGAAAAACACTCGAAATATCAAAGACATGTTCAGCAGAGCTTCGAGAAAAGGAAGTTGA
- the LOC140016962 gene encoding uncharacterized protein codes for MSTTNSQILNLWGVLSESKRIINAHSRHFLALSVIFLLPLSFSLIIYPTLQSTFLSSDSLIPQQSLFISSPYASPHPTTAQFLLPLVYTLFVLLLSLLAVATITYSTFHGFYGRPVKLMSSFKSTLYSFLPLVSSFLVSQFIVALIISLLGLFAALIYKSLQLYGLDMDFDSKYFLGFSILVAIMVGLVLVWLQVNWSLGSVVVVVESKWGFEPLQRSYYLLSGMKRVALSMLLFYGLAIGLLVWGCSTSVANAGQASGWWRWTFVLQTVVSSAFITLLMLHNVAANVVLYMYCKALHGELAFEIAEEFACQYVSLPFDCQKVPHIVSVVEV; via the coding sequence ATGTCTACAACCAATTCGCAGATCCTCAATCTCTGGGGAGTCCTATCTGAATCAAAGCGCATAATCAATGCCCACTCTCGCCACTTCTTAGCTTTATCAGTCATCTTCCTCCTGCCCCTTTCTTTCTCTCTGATCATCTACCCTACTCTTCAATCCACCTTCTTGTCATCCGATTCACTCATCCCACAACAATCCCTCTTCATCTCCTCACCTTACGCCTCCCCACACCCCACCACTGCCCAATTCCTCCTCCCTCTTGTCTACACCCTCTTTGTGCTTCTCCTATCCCTTTTGGCTGTAGCCACAATCACCTACAGCACTTTCCATGGATTCTATGGTAGACCCGTTAAGCTTATGTCATCTTTCAAATCAACCCTCTACTCATTTCTCCCTTTAGTTTCCAGCTTCCTTGTATCCCAATTCATCGTGGCTCTGATCATTTCACTTTTGGGCCTTTTTGCAGCTTTAATTTACAAAAGtttgcaactttatggattggATATGGATTTTGACTCAAAATATTTTCTGGGATTTTCGATTCTCGTAGCGATTATGGTTGGATTAGTCTTAGTTTGGTTGCAAGTGAACTGGTCATTAGGGAGCGTGGTTGTAGTAGTAGAGTCGAAATGGGGCTTTGAGCCATTGCAAAGAAGTTACTATTTATTGAGTGGAATGAAAAGGGTGGCATTGTCAATGCTGTTGTTTTATGGGCTGGCTATTGGGTTATTAGTTTGGGGGTGTTCGACTTCTGTGGCGAATGCAGGGCAGGCCAGTGGATGGTGGAGGTGGACCTTTGTGTTGCAGACGGTTGTTAGCTCGGCTTTTATTACTCTGCTAATGCTTCATAATGTAGCTGCTAATGTGGTTCTATACATGTATTGCAAGGCATTACATGGCGAATTGGCGTTTGAGATTGCTGAGGAGTTCGCCTGCCAGTATGTTAGCTTGCCCTTTGATTGCCAGAAGGTTCCCCATATCGTTTCTGTTGTTGAAGTTTAG
- the LOC113716944 gene encoding uncharacterized protein isoform X2, translated as MDRVRQEKIQRFEEFVDRRLKPDLVHAIAERDKVFEQQKVFSDLKRNIETLENNSVTSLRTLVNLGSEVYMQADVPDTSRIFVDVGLGFHVEFTWSEALQYIAAREEKLDRQIEDYTRLIASIKAQIKMVCEGIRELLQLTEVS; from the exons ATGGATAGGGTTCGGCAAGAAAAGATACAGAGATTCGAAGAGTTTGTTGATCGCCGCTTGAAGCCGGATCTTGTTCACGCTATTGCTGAAAG GGACAAGGTCTTTGAACAACAAAAAGTTTT CTCTGATCTGAAAAGAAACATAGAGACGTTGGAGAATAATAGTGTAACCAGTCTGAGGACATTGGTCAATCTTGGTTCTGAAGTGTATATGCAAGCTGATGT GCCAGACACAAGTCGTATATTTGTAGATGTAGGACTTGGATTTCATGTTGAGTTCACTTGGTCTGAAGCTTTACAATATATTGCTGCAAGGGAGGAAAAGTTGGACAG GCAAATAGAGGATTATACCCGCCTAATTGCATCAATCAAGGCGCAGATCAAGATG GTTTGTGAAGGGATTAGAGAATTACTCCAACTGACTGAGGTTTCTTAA
- the LOC113716943 gene encoding uncharacterized protein isoform X4: MAWWGDADETRVLIAPDHDTNGNGSGNVLSLRHPKTGNKACYLYFDEELLELHWFKQSYGSWFLGDYVCEDGRLYTATPVDPVFILLPIFDEARMKKKDDPGKFRQLDEILYVQGYEGYQQLASIAEKSMQIVCDFKEVGSAKFFRLNDSKVLRWLSYKVSSSCNL; the protein is encoded by the exons ATGGCTTGGTGGGGAGATGCTGATGAAACTCGGGTTCTTATTGCACCAG ATCACGATACAAATGGGAATGGTTCAGGAAATGTTCTATCTCTTCGGCATCCCAAAACTG GAAATAAGGCATGCTACCTCTATTTTGATGAAGAACTTCTGGAACTTCACTGGTTTAAGCAATCTTATGGGTCTTGGTTCCTGGGGGATTATGTTTGTGAag ATGGCCGCTTATATACTGCCACTCCAGTAGATCCTGTTTTCATCCTGCTGCCTATATTTGATGAAGCACGAATGAAG AAAAAAGATGATCCAGGGAAATTCAGGCAGCTGGATGAGATATTGTATGTTCAAGGGTATGAAGGATATCAACAATTGGCATCTATTGCAGAAAAATCCATGCAAATAGTCTGTGATTTTAAAG AAGTTGGATCAGCAAAGTTTTTTAGGCTTAATGACTCGAAGGTGTTAAGGTGGTTGAGCTATAAG GTTTCCAGTTCTTGCAATTTGTAG